The following proteins are co-located in the Bombus pyrosoma isolate SC7728 linkage group LG12, ASM1482585v1, whole genome shotgun sequence genome:
- the LOC122573668 gene encoding serine/threonine-protein kinase SIK3-like isoform X2: protein MASATTSHNEVSQEFSVNKLIRVGYYELEKTIGKGNFAVVKMATHVVTKSKVAIKIIDKTKLNEENLAKIFREVHIMKRLRHPHIIRLYQVMETEKMIYLVTEYAPGGEIFDHLVRNGRMPEPEARRIFRQIVLAVRYLHQQRVVHRDLKAENLLLDADNNIKLADFGFSNEYTPGVPLSTWCGSPPYAAPEIFEGKHYDGPRADVWSLGVVLYVLVCGALPFDGPTMQLLRSVVISGKFRIPFFMSAECEKLIRHMLVVEPERRLSISQILAHSWMGGDGTTEPEPGGCNPENVPPQLNQVVIENMLRLPGLSPETLLTAVQGNAFDHVSAIYNLLVDRLEPTMPSLPSIQSIPGDYAPDGAHQLEKFGDTEAETEERSGLQLTPGTPYHTTRRHTVGPGDTAHQPPTSYPYNYNHTTGDPALRLLPILQYNNTDPQVLPHTNLPLNLPLVQHQPPQNFQIKDQHLLKPPPVMGATGSFGRRASDGGANLHVFYQQHGSNSGGTEDGGWSQPGSREHLQPIQSGSPTLVPCAQSLNVGVNSGNGDANGNNSGSGSGGSDRRRRSGVTAVMQRPVINPEMVMEVEARMNRAYLPSRLLPTHLRGSTHPKKNPLYHTSTGNRDSYKEPSTHVSTERYSPVRRASEGSGPPGPGIQALQQEYQQLQRLASPSHSPASIPGSPVHERGVAAITQGLSGLTTAAVQGSIVHGTPTQPPATPLDLSPLRHHRSPATTPVSYSPSNSPALDMIQEEHPVEIPRVPPQISVTDLGGQVTLISCSPSPSPSPDSLEDTLPHYSPLPSFIISEPCDPLRPSITRGIGRPLNTSIPTEVEVTLSDESSRLNSEAILGRVKQIIDARAPPKGFVFSREEVKGGGLSLEYPGGVQIELRVCESEEKEVKGIKMRRISGDQLQYSQLCQQLISCITV, encoded by the exons ATGGCATCCGCGACGACGTCGCACAATGAGGTTTCGCAAGAATTTTCTGTCAACAAACTTATTCGTGTCGGTTATTACGAATTGGAAAAGACTATTGGCAAGGGAAATTTTGCCGTTGTTAAAATGGCCACCCACGTTGTAACTAAATCGAAG gTTGCTAtcaaaataatagataaaacaaaattaaatgaagaaaatctAGCAAAAATTTTTCGTGAAGTACATATAATGAAACGATTAAGGCATCCACATATTATAAGATTGTACCAAGTAATGGAAACAGAAAAGATGATATATTTAGTTACTGAATATGCTCCAGGAGGAGAAATATTTGATCACCTTGTACGGAATGGAAGAATGCCAGAACCAGAAGCAAGAAGAATTTTTCGTCAAATTGTTCTTGCTGTTCGTTACCTTCATCAACAGAGAGTTGTTCATCGAGATCTTAAG gcTGAGAATTTACTACTTGATGCagacaataatataaaacttgcAGACTTTGGATTTAGTAATGAATATACTCCAGGTGTTCCACTTAGCACCTGGTGTGGGTCCCCACCATATGCTGCTCCAGAAATTTTTGAAGGAAAGCACTATGATGGCCCAAGGGCTGATGTATGG AGCCTAGGTGTTGTTTTGTATGTGTTGGTTTGTGGTGCATTACCATTTGATGGACCCACAATGCAACTACTACGTTCTGTAGTAATCTCAGGGAAATTCAGAATACCATTTTTTATGTCTGCAG AATGTGAGAAACTGATTAGACATATGTTGGTAGTAGAACCAGAACGACGTTTAagtatttcacaaattttagCACACTCTTGGATGGGTGGAGATGGTACAACAGAACCTGAACCAGGAgg GTGTAATCCTGAAAATGTGCCACCACAATTAAATCAGGTAGtgatagaaaatatgttaagATTACCAGGGCTTAGTCCAGAAACATTGTTAACAGCAGTTCAAGGAAATGCTTTTGACCATGTGTCAGCAATATATAATCTTCTTGTTGACCGATTAGAACCAACAATGCCTAGTTTACCTAGTATTCAAAGTATACCAGGAGATTATGCTCCTGATGGAGCACATCAGTTAGAAAAG TTTGGTGATACAGAAGcagaaacagaagaaagaagtgGATTGCAACTTACACCTGGAACACCTTATCACACAACAAGAAGACACACAGTTGGACCTGGTGATACAGCTCATCAGCCACCAACATCATATCCTTATAACTATAACCATACTACAGGCGATCCTGCATTACGACTCCTTCCTATACTACAGTATAATAATACTGATCCTCAAGTGTTACCTCATACAAATCTACCCTTAAACCTTCCTTTAGTACAACATCAACCTCCTCAAAACTTTCAAATCAAAGATCAGCATTTATTAAAGCCTCCTCCTGTGATGGGAGCAA cGGGGAGTTTTGGAAGAAGAGCTTCAGATGGTGGAGCTAATCTTCATGTCTTCTATCAACAACATGGCAGCAATTCTGGTGGTACTGAAGATGGAGGATGGAGTCAACCTGGTAGTAGAGAACACTTACAAcct ATACAAAGTGGAAGTCCAACTTTGGTACCATGTGCTCAGTCATTAAATGTTGGAGTTAATAGTGGAAATGGTGATGCAAATGGTAATAATAGTGGAAGTGGAAGTGGCGGTAGCGATAGAAGAAGACGAAGTGGTGTTACTGCCGTTATGCAAAGACCAG TTATAAATCCGGAAATGGTAATGGAGGTGGAAGCTAGGATGAATAGAGCTTACCTCCCATCACGGCTGTTACCAACACATCTTAGAGGATCTACACATCCTAAGAAGAATCCATTGTATCATACTAGCACTG GCAACAGAGATTCATATAAGGAACCAAGTACTCATGTTTCTACAGAAAGATATTCTCCTGTTCGAAGAGCATCTGAAGGTTCTGGTCCCCCTGGACCTGGGATTCAGGCACTTCAGCAAGAATATCAACAGTTGCAAAGGTTAGCATCACCATCACATAGTCCTGCAAGTATTCCTGGATCTCCTGTACATGAAAGAGGAGTAGCAGCAATCACACAAG GTTTAAGTGGATTAACTACAGCAGCAGTACAGGGCAGCATAGTTCATGGTACTCCAACGCAACCACCAGCAACACCATTAGATTTGAGTCCATTAAGACACCATAGATCACCAGCTACCACACCAGTTAGTTATTCGCCTAGTAACAGTCCAGCTTTGGATATGATTCAAGAAGAACACCCTGTAGAAATACCAAGG GTACCACCTCAAATATCTGTAACAGATCTTGGGGGACAAGTAACACTAATTAGTTGTTCACCTTCACCATCTCCATCGCCTGATTCGCTCGAAGATACGTTACCTCATTACAGTCCTCTTCCCAGCTTCATCATCTCTGAACCATGTGACCCATTGAGACCTAGTATTACACGCGGTATCGGTAGGCCACTAAATACGTCAATACCTACAGAAGTTGAAGTTACATTATCTGATGAATCGAGTAGGTTGAATTCAGAAGCTATATTAGGTCgtgtaaaacaaattatagATGCAAGAGCCCCTCCAAAAGGATTTGTCTTCTCTAGAGAAGAAGTGAAAGGTGGCGGGCTTAGTTTAGAATACCCAGGTGGTGTTCAAATTGAACTTAGAGTATGTGAATCAGAAGAGAAGGAAGTAAAAGGCATTAAGATGCGAAGAATTAGTGGGGACCAATTACAGTACAGTCAACTTTGTCAGCAGCTGATCTCGTGTATTACTGTTTGA
- the LOC122573668 gene encoding serine/threonine-protein kinase SIK3-like isoform X1 has product MASATTSHNEVSQEFSVNKLIRVGYYELEKTIGKGNFAVVKMATHVVTKSKVAIKIIDKTKLNEENLAKIFREVHIMKRLRHPHIIRLYQVMETEKMIYLVTEYAPGGEIFDHLVRNGRMPEPEARRIFRQIVLAVRYLHQQRVVHRDLKAENLLLDADNNIKLADFGFSNEYTPGVPLSTWCGSPPYAAPEIFEGKHYDGPRADVWSLGVVLYVLVCGALPFDGPTMQLLRSVVISGKFRIPFFMSAECEKLIRHMLVVEPERRLSISQILAHSWMGGDGTTEPEPGGCNPENVPPQLNQVVIENMLRLPGLSPETLLTAVQGNAFDHVSAIYNLLVDRLEPTMPSLPSIQSIPGDYAPDGAHQLEKFGDTEAETEERSGLQLTPGTPYHTTRRHTVGPGDTAHQPPTSYPYNYNHTTGDPALRLLPILQYNNTDPQVLPHTNLPLNLPLVQHQPPQNFQIKDQHLLKPPPVMGATGSFGRRASDGGANLHVFYQQHGSNSGGTEDGGWSQPGSREHLQPIQSGSPTLVPCAQSLNVGVNSGNGDANGNNSGSGSGGSDRRRRSGVTAVMQRPVINPEMVMEVEARMNRAYLPSRLLPTHLRGSTHPKKNPLYHTSTVGNRDSYKEPSTHVSTERYSPVRRASEGSGPPGPGIQALQQEYQQLQRLASPSHSPASIPGSPVHERGVAAITQGLSGLTTAAVQGSIVHGTPTQPPATPLDLSPLRHHRSPATTPVSYSPSNSPALDMIQEEHPVEIPRVPPQISVTDLGGQVTLISCSPSPSPSPDSLEDTLPHYSPLPSFIISEPCDPLRPSITRGIGRPLNTSIPTEVEVTLSDESSRLNSEAILGRVKQIIDARAPPKGFVFSREEVKGGGLSLEYPGGVQIELRVCESEEKEVKGIKMRRISGDQLQYSQLCQQLISCITV; this is encoded by the exons ATGGCATCCGCGACGACGTCGCACAATGAGGTTTCGCAAGAATTTTCTGTCAACAAACTTATTCGTGTCGGTTATTACGAATTGGAAAAGACTATTGGCAAGGGAAATTTTGCCGTTGTTAAAATGGCCACCCACGTTGTAACTAAATCGAAG gTTGCTAtcaaaataatagataaaacaaaattaaatgaagaaaatctAGCAAAAATTTTTCGTGAAGTACATATAATGAAACGATTAAGGCATCCACATATTATAAGATTGTACCAAGTAATGGAAACAGAAAAGATGATATATTTAGTTACTGAATATGCTCCAGGAGGAGAAATATTTGATCACCTTGTACGGAATGGAAGAATGCCAGAACCAGAAGCAAGAAGAATTTTTCGTCAAATTGTTCTTGCTGTTCGTTACCTTCATCAACAGAGAGTTGTTCATCGAGATCTTAAG gcTGAGAATTTACTACTTGATGCagacaataatataaaacttgcAGACTTTGGATTTAGTAATGAATATACTCCAGGTGTTCCACTTAGCACCTGGTGTGGGTCCCCACCATATGCTGCTCCAGAAATTTTTGAAGGAAAGCACTATGATGGCCCAAGGGCTGATGTATGG AGCCTAGGTGTTGTTTTGTATGTGTTGGTTTGTGGTGCATTACCATTTGATGGACCCACAATGCAACTACTACGTTCTGTAGTAATCTCAGGGAAATTCAGAATACCATTTTTTATGTCTGCAG AATGTGAGAAACTGATTAGACATATGTTGGTAGTAGAACCAGAACGACGTTTAagtatttcacaaattttagCACACTCTTGGATGGGTGGAGATGGTACAACAGAACCTGAACCAGGAgg GTGTAATCCTGAAAATGTGCCACCACAATTAAATCAGGTAGtgatagaaaatatgttaagATTACCAGGGCTTAGTCCAGAAACATTGTTAACAGCAGTTCAAGGAAATGCTTTTGACCATGTGTCAGCAATATATAATCTTCTTGTTGACCGATTAGAACCAACAATGCCTAGTTTACCTAGTATTCAAAGTATACCAGGAGATTATGCTCCTGATGGAGCACATCAGTTAGAAAAG TTTGGTGATACAGAAGcagaaacagaagaaagaagtgGATTGCAACTTACACCTGGAACACCTTATCACACAACAAGAAGACACACAGTTGGACCTGGTGATACAGCTCATCAGCCACCAACATCATATCCTTATAACTATAACCATACTACAGGCGATCCTGCATTACGACTCCTTCCTATACTACAGTATAATAATACTGATCCTCAAGTGTTACCTCATACAAATCTACCCTTAAACCTTCCTTTAGTACAACATCAACCTCCTCAAAACTTTCAAATCAAAGATCAGCATTTATTAAAGCCTCCTCCTGTGATGGGAGCAA cGGGGAGTTTTGGAAGAAGAGCTTCAGATGGTGGAGCTAATCTTCATGTCTTCTATCAACAACATGGCAGCAATTCTGGTGGTACTGAAGATGGAGGATGGAGTCAACCTGGTAGTAGAGAACACTTACAAcct ATACAAAGTGGAAGTCCAACTTTGGTACCATGTGCTCAGTCATTAAATGTTGGAGTTAATAGTGGAAATGGTGATGCAAATGGTAATAATAGTGGAAGTGGAAGTGGCGGTAGCGATAGAAGAAGACGAAGTGGTGTTACTGCCGTTATGCAAAGACCAG TTATAAATCCGGAAATGGTAATGGAGGTGGAAGCTAGGATGAATAGAGCTTACCTCCCATCACGGCTGTTACCAACACATCTTAGAGGATCTACACATCCTAAGAAGAATCCATTGTATCATACTAGCACTG TAGGCAACAGAGATTCATATAAGGAACCAAGTACTCATGTTTCTACAGAAAGATATTCTCCTGTTCGAAGAGCATCTGAAGGTTCTGGTCCCCCTGGACCTGGGATTCAGGCACTTCAGCAAGAATATCAACAGTTGCAAAGGTTAGCATCACCATCACATAGTCCTGCAAGTATTCCTGGATCTCCTGTACATGAAAGAGGAGTAGCAGCAATCACACAAG GTTTAAGTGGATTAACTACAGCAGCAGTACAGGGCAGCATAGTTCATGGTACTCCAACGCAACCACCAGCAACACCATTAGATTTGAGTCCATTAAGACACCATAGATCACCAGCTACCACACCAGTTAGTTATTCGCCTAGTAACAGTCCAGCTTTGGATATGATTCAAGAAGAACACCCTGTAGAAATACCAAGG GTACCACCTCAAATATCTGTAACAGATCTTGGGGGACAAGTAACACTAATTAGTTGTTCACCTTCACCATCTCCATCGCCTGATTCGCTCGAAGATACGTTACCTCATTACAGTCCTCTTCCCAGCTTCATCATCTCTGAACCATGTGACCCATTGAGACCTAGTATTACACGCGGTATCGGTAGGCCACTAAATACGTCAATACCTACAGAAGTTGAAGTTACATTATCTGATGAATCGAGTAGGTTGAATTCAGAAGCTATATTAGGTCgtgtaaaacaaattatagATGCAAGAGCCCCTCCAAAAGGATTTGTCTTCTCTAGAGAAGAAGTGAAAGGTGGCGGGCTTAGTTTAGAATACCCAGGTGGTGTTCAAATTGAACTTAGAGTATGTGAATCAGAAGAGAAGGAAGTAAAAGGCATTAAGATGCGAAGAATTAGTGGGGACCAATTACAGTACAGTCAACTTTGTCAGCAGCTGATCTCGTGTATTACTGTTTGA
- the LOC122573668 gene encoding serine/threonine-protein kinase SIK3-like isoform X3 produces MQKNAENLLLDADNNIKLADFGFSNEYTPGVPLSTWCGSPPYAAPEIFEGKHYDGPRADVWSLGVVLYVLVCGALPFDGPTMQLLRSVVISGKFRIPFFMSAECEKLIRHMLVVEPERRLSISQILAHSWMGGDGTTEPEPGGCNPENVPPQLNQVVIENMLRLPGLSPETLLTAVQGNAFDHVSAIYNLLVDRLEPTMPSLPSIQSIPGDYAPDGAHQLEKFGDTEAETEERSGLQLTPGTPYHTTRRHTVGPGDTAHQPPTSYPYNYNHTTGDPALRLLPILQYNNTDPQVLPHTNLPLNLPLVQHQPPQNFQIKDQHLLKPPPVMGATGSFGRRASDGGANLHVFYQQHGSNSGGTEDGGWSQPGSREHLQPIQSGSPTLVPCAQSLNVGVNSGNGDANGNNSGSGSGGSDRRRRSGVTAVMQRPVINPEMVMEVEARMNRAYLPSRLLPTHLRGSTHPKKNPLYHTSTVGNRDSYKEPSTHVSTERYSPVRRASEGSGPPGPGIQALQQEYQQLQRLASPSHSPASIPGSPVHERGVAAITQGLSGLTTAAVQGSIVHGTPTQPPATPLDLSPLRHHRSPATTPVSYSPSNSPALDMIQEEHPVEIPRVPPQISVTDLGGQVTLISCSPSPSPSPDSLEDTLPHYSPLPSFIISEPCDPLRPSITRGIGRPLNTSIPTEVEVTLSDESSRLNSEAILGRVKQIIDARAPPKGFVFSREEVKGGGLSLEYPGGVQIELRVCESEEKEVKGIKMRRISGDQLQYSQLCQQLISCITV; encoded by the exons Atgcaaaaaaat gcTGAGAATTTACTACTTGATGCagacaataatataaaacttgcAGACTTTGGATTTAGTAATGAATATACTCCAGGTGTTCCACTTAGCACCTGGTGTGGGTCCCCACCATATGCTGCTCCAGAAATTTTTGAAGGAAAGCACTATGATGGCCCAAGGGCTGATGTATGG AGCCTAGGTGTTGTTTTGTATGTGTTGGTTTGTGGTGCATTACCATTTGATGGACCCACAATGCAACTACTACGTTCTGTAGTAATCTCAGGGAAATTCAGAATACCATTTTTTATGTCTGCAG AATGTGAGAAACTGATTAGACATATGTTGGTAGTAGAACCAGAACGACGTTTAagtatttcacaaattttagCACACTCTTGGATGGGTGGAGATGGTACAACAGAACCTGAACCAGGAgg GTGTAATCCTGAAAATGTGCCACCACAATTAAATCAGGTAGtgatagaaaatatgttaagATTACCAGGGCTTAGTCCAGAAACATTGTTAACAGCAGTTCAAGGAAATGCTTTTGACCATGTGTCAGCAATATATAATCTTCTTGTTGACCGATTAGAACCAACAATGCCTAGTTTACCTAGTATTCAAAGTATACCAGGAGATTATGCTCCTGATGGAGCACATCAGTTAGAAAAG TTTGGTGATACAGAAGcagaaacagaagaaagaagtgGATTGCAACTTACACCTGGAACACCTTATCACACAACAAGAAGACACACAGTTGGACCTGGTGATACAGCTCATCAGCCACCAACATCATATCCTTATAACTATAACCATACTACAGGCGATCCTGCATTACGACTCCTTCCTATACTACAGTATAATAATACTGATCCTCAAGTGTTACCTCATACAAATCTACCCTTAAACCTTCCTTTAGTACAACATCAACCTCCTCAAAACTTTCAAATCAAAGATCAGCATTTATTAAAGCCTCCTCCTGTGATGGGAGCAA cGGGGAGTTTTGGAAGAAGAGCTTCAGATGGTGGAGCTAATCTTCATGTCTTCTATCAACAACATGGCAGCAATTCTGGTGGTACTGAAGATGGAGGATGGAGTCAACCTGGTAGTAGAGAACACTTACAAcct ATACAAAGTGGAAGTCCAACTTTGGTACCATGTGCTCAGTCATTAAATGTTGGAGTTAATAGTGGAAATGGTGATGCAAATGGTAATAATAGTGGAAGTGGAAGTGGCGGTAGCGATAGAAGAAGACGAAGTGGTGTTACTGCCGTTATGCAAAGACCAG TTATAAATCCGGAAATGGTAATGGAGGTGGAAGCTAGGATGAATAGAGCTTACCTCCCATCACGGCTGTTACCAACACATCTTAGAGGATCTACACATCCTAAGAAGAATCCATTGTATCATACTAGCACTG TAGGCAACAGAGATTCATATAAGGAACCAAGTACTCATGTTTCTACAGAAAGATATTCTCCTGTTCGAAGAGCATCTGAAGGTTCTGGTCCCCCTGGACCTGGGATTCAGGCACTTCAGCAAGAATATCAACAGTTGCAAAGGTTAGCATCACCATCACATAGTCCTGCAAGTATTCCTGGATCTCCTGTACATGAAAGAGGAGTAGCAGCAATCACACAAG GTTTAAGTGGATTAACTACAGCAGCAGTACAGGGCAGCATAGTTCATGGTACTCCAACGCAACCACCAGCAACACCATTAGATTTGAGTCCATTAAGACACCATAGATCACCAGCTACCACACCAGTTAGTTATTCGCCTAGTAACAGTCCAGCTTTGGATATGATTCAAGAAGAACACCCTGTAGAAATACCAAGG GTACCACCTCAAATATCTGTAACAGATCTTGGGGGACAAGTAACACTAATTAGTTGTTCACCTTCACCATCTCCATCGCCTGATTCGCTCGAAGATACGTTACCTCATTACAGTCCTCTTCCCAGCTTCATCATCTCTGAACCATGTGACCCATTGAGACCTAGTATTACACGCGGTATCGGTAGGCCACTAAATACGTCAATACCTACAGAAGTTGAAGTTACATTATCTGATGAATCGAGTAGGTTGAATTCAGAAGCTATATTAGGTCgtgtaaaacaaattatagATGCAAGAGCCCCTCCAAAAGGATTTGTCTTCTCTAGAGAAGAAGTGAAAGGTGGCGGGCTTAGTTTAGAATACCCAGGTGGTGTTCAAATTGAACTTAGAGTATGTGAATCAGAAGAGAAGGAAGTAAAAGGCATTAAGATGCGAAGAATTAGTGGGGACCAATTACAGTACAGTCAACTTTGTCAGCAGCTGATCTCGTGTATTACTGTTTGA